Proteins found in one Pempheris klunzingeri isolate RE-2024b chromosome 6, fPemKlu1.hap1, whole genome shotgun sequence genomic segment:
- the LOC139203081 gene encoding alanine aminotransferase 2-like, with the protein MSSLQHVNPRVMGIRVWPQSRLHSVATHITQTITLGAQKPFKQVNDVSSGDPHKAGMKPISFVRQVLAVCLYPQLLKDNNLPLDVRLRAQRLLEVCDGGSVGSYTASSGIPHVRQSIADFITRRDAGVPSFAKDIFISAGSQGALMVIVKLLANGEGETPAGVLTPTPCPHTLPTLLDDSGVMVVPYQLMEDRGWAVDLDELHRALRTARGRCEPRAIYISNPGNPTGHVQDSKSIKEVIQFAAAERLLLLVDEVYQDIVYGPGKEFISFKKVLFEMGTKYWETVELISFNSLSTGCMGECGLRAGYMELVNVDPGVMHFVDTLLCTSISTPVTGQLALDLMVDPPKLGDASYDSYTQEILLKRTILSQNARRAQEFLNDLPGLSCQPAMGGIYLYPSLHLPSEIIEQAKMLGVEADVLYCQRLLEEEGVFVGAGCQFGETKGKHHLRLCILAPTDTTEEVLARLGSFHRRLSDSLPSSP; encoded by the exons ATGAGTTCCCTGCAGCATGTGAATCCCAGGGTGATGGGGATCAGAGTCTGGCCACAGAGTCGCCTGCACAGTGTGGctacacacatcacacagacgATCACACTG GGAGCGCAGAAACCCTTCAAGCAGGTGAACGATGTCAGCTCAGGTGATCCTCACAAAGCAGGAATGAAACCCATCTCATTCGTTCGCCAG GTCTTGGCAGTATGTCTGTACCCTCAGCTGCTGAAAGACAATAATCTTCCTCTGGATGTCAGGCTGAGGGCTCAGAGGCTCCTGGAGGTGTGCGATGGAGGAAGTGTGG GTTCCTACACAGCCTCCTCTGGCATCCCTCATGTCAGGCAAAGCATCGCTGACTTCATCACGAGACGAGACGCTGGAGTGCCTTCATTTGCCAAAGACATCTTCATTTCTGCTGGTTCTCAAGGGGCCCTGATg GTGATTGTGAAGCTGTTGGCTAATGGGGAAGGTGAGACTCCAGCGGGCGTACTGACCCCGACGCCCTGCCCACACACCCTGCCCACGCTGCTGGATGATTCTGGGGTGATGGTGGTGCCGTACCAGCTGATGGAGGACCGAGGCTGGGCTGTGGACCTGGATGAGCTGCACCGAGCTTTGAGGACTGCTAGGGGGCGCTGCGAGCCCAGAGCCATTTACATCAGCAACCCAGGAAACCCCACAG GCCACGTGCAGGACAGCAAATCAATAAAGGAAGTGATTCAGTTTGCAGCAGCTGAGAGGCTCTTACTGTTGGTGGATGAG gTGTACCAGGACATCGTGTATGGACCGGGCAAAGAGTTCATTTCCTTCAAGAAAGTCCTGTTTGAGATGGGAACGAAGTACTGGGAGACCGTAGAGTTGATCTCGTTTAACTCTCTATCCACTGGCTGCATGGGAGA GTGTGGATTGAGGGCGGGGTACATGGAGCTGGTCAACGTGGATCCAGGGGTGATGCATTTTGTTGATACTCTGCTGTGCACCAGCATCAGTACTCCAGTCACAGGGCAGCTCGCTCTGGATCTCATGGTCGACCCTCCAAAACTTGGAGACGCGTCCTATGACTCATACACACAG GAGATTCTCCTCAAGCGCACCATTTTGTCCCAGAATGCTCGGCGGGCTCAGGAGTTCCTAAACGATCTACCGGGGCTGAGCTGTCAGCCGGCGATGGGGGGAATCTACCTTTATCCCAGCCTGCATTTACCATCTGAGATCATAGAGCAGGCCAAG ATGTTAGGGGTGGAAGCTGATGTTCTGTACTGCCAGAGGCTGCTGGAGGAAGAAGGTGTGTTTGTAGGAGCAGGATGTCAGTTTGGTGAAACAAAAGGCAAACACCATCTGAG gtTGTGTATCCTTGCTCCTACTGACACCACGGAGGAGGTCCTGGCTCGCCTCGGCTCCTTTCACCGTCGCCTTTCTGACTCACTGCCTTCCTCACCCTGA